From a single Rosa rugosa chromosome 7, drRosRugo1.1, whole genome shotgun sequence genomic region:
- the LOC133719769 gene encoding glycosyltransferase BC10-like has translation MYQLALAPPRTHIIVSIRSILMMAPIFCSSSSTSGQNHRAFPFNHVLHFLFFVIGLSLGILVTLYFQSYSLLTFQASLNSINNFINIPLKPSPPSPPKSPTPPPPPPPPVLVPSFSTINETSSSVSVNYSSSPSTSVSLKEQKLLVHNMSDEELLWRASMAPQVDSPYNSVPKVAFMFLTKGPLPLAPLWDKFFKGHEGLYSIYVHAHPSFNESQPQTSVFHGRRIHSQAVYWGTSLMLDAERRLLANALLDLSNQRFVLLSESCIPLLNFTTTYDYLINSNQSFLSVYDDPRKPGRGRYNPQMWPQINITDWRKGSQWFEVHRDLAVHIVSDRKYYPIFQQYCHPPCYIDEHYIPTFVNMLYADLNSERSITDRSILM, from the exons ATGTATCAGTTGGCGTTGGCTCCTCCTCGTACACATATAATTGTTTCAATCAGATCGATATTAATGATGGCACCAATATTCTGCAGCAGCAGTAGTACTAGTGGGCAAAATCATCGGGCGTTTCCATTCAATCACGTCCTGCATTTCCTCTTCTTTGTTATTGGTTTGTCACTCGGCATCCTAGTTACCTTATACTTCCAGAGTTACTCATTACTCACTTTTCAAGCATCCCTCAACTCCATTAATAATTTTATTAACATTCCACTAAAACCATCACCCCCATCACCACCGAAATCACCaactccacctccacctccaccaccgccaGTTCTGGTACCGTCTTTCTCTACAATTAATGAAACATCATCATCAGTATCTGTTAATTACAGTAGCAGTCCCAGTACTAGTGTTTCTTTGAAAGAACAAAAGCTGTTAGTACACAACATGAGCGATGAGGAGTTACTTTGGAGAGCATCCATGGCCCCTCAAGTTGATTCGCCTTACAACTCTGTTCCAAAAGTGGCTTTCATGTTCTTGACAAAAGGGCCACTACCTTTGGCTCCCTTATGGGACAAATTTTTCAAGGGACACGAGGGTCTATACTCCATCTATGTGCACGCGCACCCTTCTTTCAATGAATCGCAGCCTCAAACTTCGGTCTTCCATGGTCGAAGAATTCATAGCCAG GCCGTTTATTGGGGAACTTCCTTGATGTTGGATGCAGAGCGACGGCTATTAGCGAATGCACTGCTTGACTTGTCCAATCAAAGATTTGTATTGCTTTCCGAATCTTGCATTCCCTTGCTTAACTTCACGACAACTTATGACTACCTTATAAACTCAAATCAAAGCTTTCTAAGCGTATACGATGACCCGAGGAAGCCTGGTCGAGGGCGCTACAACCCTCAAATGTGGCCACAAATAAACATCACAGATTGGCGGAAAGGATCTCAATGGTTTGAAGTGCACCGAGACCTGGCCGTCCACATTGTCTCCGATCGGAAATACTACCCCATCTTTCAACAATACTGCCACCCTCCTTGTTATATCGATGAGCATTATATTCCAACATTCGTCAACATGTTGTATGCTGATCTCAACTCTGAGAGAAGCATTactgatagaagcattttaatgtga